One region of Triticum aestivum cultivar Chinese Spring chromosome 6B, IWGSC CS RefSeq v2.1, whole genome shotgun sequence genomic DNA includes:
- the LOC123137810 gene encoding uncharacterized protein, with protein MDGLPGELCFKIFHLLDHQSLAAAPRVCRKWNALTCDDELWRKLFEDRWGADATAFYAPEPEGAKPWKDVFVVQDRCDRYGLGVRIIREGNDYYLIYQGEIQSYLGTSCDAKDAQPQGAEAEKRQISDRILFFLGDLETAYADAKRVKV; from the exons ATGGACGGGCTGCCTGGGGAGCTGTGCTTCAAGATCTTCCACCTCCTCGATCACCAGTCCCTCGCCGCCGCTCCCCGAG TCTGCAGGAAGTGGAACGCGTTGACCTGCGACGACGAGCTGTGGCGCAAGCTGTTCGAGGACCGGTGGGGAGCAGACGCCACGGCCTTCTACGCGCCGGAGCCGGAGGGCGCCAAGCCCTGGAAGGACGTCTTCGTCGTGCAGGACCGATGCGACCGATACGGCCT GGGCGTCAGGATCATCAGGGAAGGAAACGACTACTACCTGATCTACCAAGGCGAGATCCAGAGCTACCTGGGCACGAGCTGCGACGCCAAGGATGCGCAGCCGCAGGGTGCTGAAGCCGAGAAGAGGCAGATATCTGACCGGATCCTCTTCTTCCTGGGGGACTTGGAGACTGCTTATGCAGACGCCAAGCGTGTCAAGGTGTGA